From the Pontiella agarivorans genome, one window contains:
- a CDS encoding sulfatase-like hydrolase/transferase, translating to MKFNILAGLFAGVASLMAPASHAKRAVMDKPNLLIVVTDEHSLRTLTIYKELLIERGQPERANPWGVIDGFCTPHIDRIGHEGAVLTSMYASAPSCAPSRSSMFTGNFPHTAGVPTNGNGIAEDSQTIAKVLRKVGYKTGYAGKWHLEEGDPQPGWSPAKSFHGFDDNRYMFNSGHWKQLGFEADGTTGCVPIKNGKKAVQSATEKTYTTDWLTDRALEFIEENQEDPFLYVLSIPDPHTPDTVRAPYDTMYDPAAFHMPESFTTTGMRDDFYPHWIRTKQRLPEGTTAESMLPKVAQYHGMVKCIDDNVGRILSKLESTGILDDTIVVFSADHGEMFGEFGHQNKGVPYEGSACIPFVIRYPKRIAAGTVVDKAANTADWMDTFLSLMQVGASDFDPSTTEGRNVAPLLTGGGADFEDMTISRFQTWAAAITDRYKLIFDTSKTQPWLIDLELNPGESRNYIDDPGHRAVAVKLAKELLAYGHRTKDDLVTVKLEPQIQKIIKR from the coding sequence ATGAAATTTAATATCCTGGCAGGTTTATTTGCGGGAGTCGCGAGTTTGATGGCTCCTGCGTCGCACGCTAAGCGCGCGGTGATGGATAAGCCGAATTTGCTGATTGTGGTGACCGATGAGCACAGCCTGCGTACGTTGACCATTTACAAAGAGCTGTTGATCGAGCGCGGGCAGCCGGAACGGGCGAATCCGTGGGGTGTGATTGATGGGTTCTGCACGCCGCATATCGACCGGATCGGGCACGAGGGTGCCGTGTTGACTAGCATGTACGCGAGTGCTCCGTCGTGCGCTCCTTCCCGCAGTTCTATGTTTACCGGGAACTTTCCGCATACGGCCGGCGTGCCGACAAACGGGAACGGTATTGCTGAGGATTCGCAGACCATCGCGAAGGTGCTTCGCAAGGTCGGTTATAAAACCGGTTATGCGGGGAAGTGGCATCTGGAAGAAGGCGATCCGCAACCCGGCTGGTCTCCGGCGAAATCTTTTCATGGGTTTGATGACAACCGTTATATGTTTAACAGTGGTCACTGGAAACAGCTCGGATTCGAAGCCGACGGAACGACGGGGTGTGTGCCGATAAAAAACGGGAAGAAGGCCGTTCAGTCAGCGACTGAAAAAACGTATACCACCGACTGGCTGACGGATCGGGCGCTGGAATTTATTGAGGAGAATCAGGAAGACCCGTTCCTGTATGTTCTGAGTATTCCTGATCCGCATACGCCGGATACCGTGCGGGCACCGTACGATACGATGTATGACCCTGCCGCGTTTCATATGCCGGAGAGCTTTACGACTACCGGGATGCGTGACGATTTCTATCCGCATTGGATTCGGACCAAACAGCGGCTCCCTGAAGGAACCACGGCGGAAAGCATGCTGCCAAAAGTCGCGCAATATCACGGCATGGTGAAGTGCATTGACGATAACGTCGGCCGCATTCTGAGCAAGCTGGAGAGCACGGGGATTCTGGATGATACCATTGTGGTTTTCTCTGCTGATCACGGTGAAATGTTCGGTGAATTCGGGCATCAAAATAAAGGGGTTCCGTATGAAGGATCGGCCTGCATTCCGTTTGTAATCCGCTATCCGAAGCGGATCGCCGCGGGAACGGTGGTGGACAAAGCAGCAAATACGGCTGACTGGATGGATACATTTTTATCGCTGATGCAGGTGGGCGCGTCCGACTTTGATCCGTCCACGACTGAGGGGCGTAATGTCGCGCCGTTGCTGACCGGCGGCGGGGCGGATTTTGAAGATATGACGATTTCCCGGTTTCAAACGTGGGCGGCGGCGATTACGGATCGGTATAAGCTGATTTTTGATACGAGCAAGACGCAGCCGTGGTTGATTGATCTGGAATTGAATCCGGGGGAGAGTCGGAACTATATCGACGATCCGGGCCACCGGGCGGTGGCGGTTAAACTGGCGAAAGAGCTGCTGGCATATGGTCACCGTACTAAAGATGATCTCGTTACGGTGAAGCTGGAGCCCCAAATTCAGAAGATTATTAAGCGCTGA